A region of Fibrobacter succinogenes subsp. succinogenes S85 DNA encodes the following proteins:
- a CDS encoding type II toxin-antitoxin system RelB/DinJ family antitoxin, producing the protein MAQATVSARIDSKDKERFDEFCNNVGLSASAAINMFIKSVINEHRIPFEVREPIARYNAKANDIEALKKGIEQLNAGKGIVKTLEELEAMENG; encoded by the coding sequence ATGGCACAGGCAACAGTTTCTGCACGAATCGACAGCAAAGACAAAGAACGTTTTGACGAATTCTGCAATAACGTTGGTTTGTCCGCATCCGCAGCCATCAACATGTTCATCAAGAGCGTCATCAATGAACATCGCATTCCCTTTGAAGTCCGCGAACCCATAGCCCGTTACAACGCAAAAGCAAATGACATCGAGGCCCTCAAAAAAGGCATCGAACAGCTCAATGCCGGGAAAGGTATTGTGAAAACACTAGAAGAACTAGAGGCAATGGAAAATGGCTAA
- a CDS encoding Txe/YoeB family addiction module toxin translates to MAKIAFSEQAWQEYLYWQLQDKKTLKRVNQLLKDIERNHFEGLGKPEALKGNLSGFWSRRIDDGNRLIYRINGEFIDILSCKGHYENV, encoded by the coding sequence ATGGCTAAAATCGCATTTTCCGAACAAGCGTGGCAAGAATATCTCTACTGGCAACTACAAGATAAGAAAACACTCAAAAGAGTCAACCAACTGCTTAAAGACATCGAGCGAAACCATTTCGAAGGCTTAGGCAAGCCTGAAGCATTGAAAGGAAACCTCAGCGGATTTTGGAGTCGACGAATTGACGATGGCAATCGGCTAATCTACAGAATTAATGGTGAATTTATCGACATTCTTTCTTGCAAAGGTCACTACGAAAACGTTTAG
- a CDS encoding tetratricopeptide repeat protein, whose translation MLSRLDNRTELCSYRRKTKEKSLVSRLSSLVLVFLLALPLHAADDFFFKANELYDQGRYKESVKYYRAAIDDGRYEPFAWFNLGNALVQLGKKEVAMVAYKRTVELLPDFVKAWMLLGDLYYLAESPSDAIVAYNRAIELGTETDHIHFALAECYMKGSDWTLAQKHFERALALNPDRMDAWYGLAEVYEKLGDYEYAVKTLKNALQMTATAGADVHYTLSYYYRSMDSTRLALNEMENGVMMDPENVSARRYLAQMYVKNESPWMAIFTLEEGLRHKKGIADLNLDLGQIYFTQKRYDEAFECYMKAWRAGNSQGRIGAENVGHIFSNAGDTEKAETLYARIRDKK comes from the coding sequence TTGTTAAGTAGGTTAGACAATAGAACGGAGCTTTGCTCCTACAGACGAAAGACGAAAGAAAAATCTCTCGTCTCTCGTCTCTCGTCTCTCGTCTTAGTATTCCTTCTTGCGCTGCCGCTGCATGCTGCGGATGATTTCTTCTTCAAGGCGAACGAGCTTTACGACCAGGGGCGTTACAAGGAATCGGTGAAGTATTACCGTGCCGCGATTGACGATGGCCGTTACGAGCCGTTTGCGTGGTTCAACTTGGGCAACGCCCTTGTGCAGCTCGGCAAAAAAGAAGTCGCGATGGTTGCTTACAAGCGCACTGTTGAACTCCTTCCGGATTTTGTGAAGGCTTGGATGCTTCTTGGCGATTTGTACTACCTCGCCGAATCTCCGAGCGATGCGATTGTCGCCTACAACCGTGCGATTGAACTCGGGACGGAAACGGATCACATTCATTTCGCCCTTGCTGAATGTTATATGAAGGGCAGCGATTGGACGCTTGCGCAAAAGCATTTTGAACGTGCGCTGGCGCTAAACCCGGACCGCATGGACGCTTGGTATGGTCTTGCCGAAGTCTATGAAAAGCTTGGCGATTACGAATATGCGGTGAAGACGCTCAAGAATGCGCTCCAGATGACAGCGACTGCTGGCGCCGACGTACATTACACGCTCTCGTATTACTACCGCAGCATGGATTCTACGCGGCTCGCTCTCAATGAAATGGAAAACGGCGTGATGATGGACCCTGAAAACGTTTCCGCTCGCCGTTATCTTGCGCAGATGTATGTCAAGAATGAATCCCCGTGGATGGCTATTTTCACGCTGGAAGAAGGACTCCGCCACAAGAAAGGCATCGCCGATTTGAACCTTGATTTAGGGCAAATTTACTTTACGCAAAAGCGTTACGACGAAGCGTTTGAATGTTACATGAAGGCTTGGCGTGCCGGTAATTCTCAGGGCCGCATTGGTGCCGAAAACGTAGGCCATATCTTCTCGAACGCCGGCGACACCGAAAAAGCTGAAACCCTCTACGCCCGCATCCGCGACAAGAAATAA
- a CDS encoding SPFH domain-containing protein → METESKLQPKVQPKFQLPKKNYTKAIIVAVIVVIALILLKCNIGYNSATQLLVKQSPFGTLSCIDHAGFYFKGFASIYSYDRTKDFYFNSSTDKVKGEGWEGGDDDEDDISVTLSRNANAEISGYLKYQLPTDCEDLVKIHREQRSDKKLKHDLVRNSVLSAVRKTAPLFTAEEAKVTKIAEFRRIAEDQLTEGEYLTTIEVLTEKAGEDDYDSEGKIIKKAETQEYKVTKLKLDKNGNRILTKPSALRLYGIRVVQFEIQNVRLDQKAQQQLDIVKDREMKRVSNATAAETAKQAAITAEAEGKARIAQAKADQEVEKIKAVTQAEKERDVAVLQAQKEQEVARLEALRALEVAKKIKAEKEAEAAANRALVSAGLTPQERAEWDYKTKVGVAEALAKSAHPLVPEIMMTGDSKGGASTAMDAVGLNMLMGLTEKLSK, encoded by the coding sequence ATGGAAACAGAATCCAAATTACAGCCCAAAGTGCAACCCAAATTTCAGCTTCCCAAAAAGAATTACACAAAAGCAATCATTGTCGCGGTCATCGTTGTTATCGCTCTTATTTTGCTCAAGTGCAATATCGGTTACAACAGTGCAACGCAGCTTCTCGTGAAACAGTCTCCGTTCGGAACACTCTCCTGCATCGACCACGCCGGTTTTTACTTCAAGGGATTTGCAAGCATCTACTCTTACGACAGAACCAAGGACTTCTACTTCAACTCCTCTACCGATAAGGTAAAGGGCGAAGGCTGGGAAGGCGGCGACGATGACGAAGACGATATTTCCGTTACCTTGTCCCGAAACGCAAACGCCGAAATCAGCGGCTACCTCAAATACCAGCTCCCGACGGACTGCGAAGACCTCGTGAAAATCCATCGCGAACAGCGCTCCGACAAAAAACTCAAGCATGACCTTGTCCGTAACTCCGTGCTCTCGGCTGTTAGAAAGACCGCACCGCTTTTCACTGCTGAAGAAGCCAAGGTGACAAAGATTGCCGAATTCAGAAGAATCGCCGAAGACCAGCTCACCGAAGGCGAATACCTCACCACAATCGAAGTGCTCACCGAAAAGGCCGGCGAAGACGATTACGATTCTGAAGGCAAAATCATCAAGAAAGCCGAAACGCAAGAATACAAGGTCACAAAGCTGAAACTCGATAAGAACGGCAACCGCATCTTGACAAAGCCCTCGGCACTCCGTCTCTACGGCATCAGAGTGGTGCAATTTGAAATCCAAAACGTTCGCCTCGATCAGAAAGCTCAACAGCAGCTCGACATCGTGAAGGACCGCGAAATGAAGCGCGTGTCTAACGCAACGGCTGCAGAAACGGCAAAGCAGGCCGCCATCACCGCCGAAGCCGAAGGTAAGGCTCGCATCGCCCAGGCCAAGGCCGACCAGGAAGTGGAAAAAATCAAGGCTGTGACGCAGGCTGAAAAGGAACGCGACGTGGCCGTTCTCCAAGCTCAGAAGGAACAGGAAGTCGCTCGCCTCGAAGCTCTAAGAGCTCTCGAAGTCGCTAAGAAAATCAAGGCCGAAAAAGAAGCTGAAGCTGCAGCAAACAGAGCACTCGTCAGCGCCGGTTTGACTCCGCAAGAACGCGCCGAATGGGATTACAAGACCAAGGTCGGTGTTGCTGAGGCTCTCGCCAAGTCCGCACATCCGCTCGTCCCGGAAATCATGATGACCGGCGACTCCAAGGGTGGCGCAAGCACTGCCATGGACGCAGTAGGCTTGAACATGCTCATGGGACTTACCGAAAAACTGTCGAAGTAA
- a CDS encoding right-handed parallel beta-helix repeat-containing protein, with amino-acid sequence MIERIQDLSEVIAGQGSYPRKPFLSCQNISYDELVAILDDAPESHSANFIFQPKNLTFAFPYNRGKQWLREIKDILLLNSAEVGQSLFPKLYRFVKGSEVKIRGKIFIKTKCANRFSLEELTEISRKILSNYIILPQKFCSLDISCKRNEDITVEIGRIQIPNYSGIGFYIHFSLSCQLHRVQTAKPLEYFSEMHEIRIGGFGHNTCGRNGIFFVLVQLFEYGNTLTEIPKDIENSLLGSENPCENYWSKFHKQYIATDFLPAFIKQKSKIFSARQSNETSTSGDFIYHDKFGYGQILKKYEEKGDKRIDVLFSDTITRTLILKYANEHLKFTTNQYHNQEFNEDVHISSENPIYVNCTFNNGVFIEGNVYPIFISCSFYGYDSAGVQLLNGSQGFFYNCRFNHTFPYISPNMKNCSFEPNATKDEFRIGGCNIDTNK; translated from the coding sequence ATGATTGAACGCATACAAGATTTATCAGAGGTTATTGCGGGGCAAGGAAGTTACCCCCGTAAGCCATTTTTATCTTGCCAAAACATTTCGTACGACGAACTCGTCGCTATTTTGGATGATGCCCCAGAATCGCATTCCGCTAATTTTATTTTTCAGCCTAAAAATTTGACCTTCGCCTTTCCGTACAATCGAGGCAAACAATGGCTCCGTGAAATCAAAGATATTTTACTATTGAATTCCGCAGAAGTCGGGCAAAGTCTTTTTCCTAAACTTTACCGTTTTGTCAAAGGCTCCGAAGTTAAAATCCGAGGAAAAATTTTTATCAAGACAAAATGCGCAAACCGTTTTTCTCTCGAGGAATTGACAGAAATATCACGCAAGATTTTAAGCAACTATATCATTCTCCCACAAAAATTCTGTTCGCTAGATATTAGTTGTAAAAGAAATGAAGATATAACCGTCGAAATCGGCAGAATACAGATTCCAAATTATTCGGGGATTGGTTTCTACATTCATTTTAGTCTTTCTTGTCAATTACACCGAGTTCAAACAGCTAAACCTTTAGAATATTTTTCAGAAATGCACGAAATCCGCATAGGAGGCTTTGGTCACAATACTTGCGGTAGAAACGGCATTTTCTTTGTACTTGTACAACTGTTTGAATACGGGAACACGCTTACAGAGATTCCAAAAGACATTGAAAATTCATTACTCGGATCTGAAAATCCTTGCGAAAACTATTGGAGTAAATTTCACAAGCAATATATTGCTACAGATTTTTTACCTGCATTTATAAAACAAAAATCAAAGATTTTTTCAGCAAGACAATCAAACGAAACAAGTACTTCTGGAGATTTCATTTACCATGACAAATTCGGCTATGGTCAAATTCTAAAGAAATACGAAGAAAAAGGAGATAAAAGAATTGATGTTCTTTTCAGCGACACTATTACTAGAACATTAATCTTGAAATATGCTAACGAACATCTCAAATTCACAACCAATCAATACCATAATCAAGAATTCAATGAAGATGTTCACATTTCATCAGAAAATCCAATTTATGTGAATTGCACATTCAACAACGGCGTTTTTATTGAAGGAAATGTATACCCTATTTTTATATCTTGCTCATTTTATGGTTATGACAGCGCAGGCGTGCAACTTTTAAATGGTTCTCAAGGATTTTTTTACAATTGCAGGTTCAACCATACATTCCCCTATATTTCGCCAAATATGAAAAATTGTTCTTTCGAACCTAACGCAACGAAAGATGAATTTAGAATCGGTGGATGCAATATAGACACCAACAAATAA
- a CDS encoding HD domain-containing protein, translated as MYQFVLDCEWIVMQNNFRQIENILSSSNPIAEIQLHKDEFFEFIDRYMVGCEHKNFHSEGDVWEHTKLVIQNVVAEEHDWMDVLVALLHDVGKKDALQRNNGKNMQGHEIEGARIALEWLVKMNFDRKIREQVLWLICNHMKALDLKVMRSKYDIWQLVKHPLFGRLRHLACADCKATLDAEGKPHDDFEEILKRPIVAECLENEMPVAIVEADDFASQKWDDIRVENALVFCHKMQINGGVLSKESLIRAAIKTIGGSNG; from the coding sequence TTGTACCAGTTTGTTTTAGATTGTGAATGGATTGTTATGCAGAATAATTTTCGCCAAATAGAAAATATCCTCTCCTCGTCCAATCCCATTGCGGAAATCCAATTGCATAAGGATGAATTTTTTGAATTTATCGATCGCTATATGGTTGGTTGCGAACACAAGAATTTCCATAGTGAAGGCGATGTCTGGGAACATACGAAACTTGTGATACAGAATGTTGTTGCTGAAGAACATGATTGGATGGATGTGCTTGTTGCTTTGCTTCATGACGTAGGGAAGAAAGATGCTTTACAACGCAACAACGGTAAGAATATGCAAGGGCACGAAATTGAAGGTGCTCGCATTGCTTTGGAATGGCTTGTGAAGATGAATTTTGACCGAAAAATCCGTGAACAGGTTCTTTGGCTTATTTGCAATCACATGAAAGCTTTGGATTTAAAGGTGATGCGTTCTAAGTATGATATTTGGCAGTTGGTAAAGCATCCGTTGTTCGGGCGGCTGCGACACCTTGCTTGTGCCGATTGCAAAGCGACTTTGGACGCTGAGGGCAAGCCTCATGATGACTTTGAAGAAATCTTGAAACGCCCTATTGTTGCAGAGTGTCTTGAAAATGAAATGCCTGTCGCCATTGTCGAAGCGGATGATTTTGCTTCGCAAAAGTGGGATGATATTCGCGTGGAAAATGCTCTCGTTTTTTGCCATAAAATGCAAATCAATGGGGGAGTCCTCTCCAAAGAAAGTTTAATTCGTGCCGCCATCAAAACTATAGGAGGTTCAAATGGTTGA
- a CDS encoding U32 family peptidase → MNNPELLLPVGTRDMLESAINNGADAVYYGVPHWNARGRTEDFSFEDVEEMIRYARLRGVKTYLAMNILIFEREIQELPEFLERLIALKPDAFIIQDIGLARLIKAISPEQEIHASTQMTLASSEAVNLVKDIGFSRAVLARELSTKQIAQIKSLTDLELEVFIHGALCVSYSGQCLTSENFGGRSANRGQCAQSCRLPYRIFVDGKEWKDPKARYLFSTRDLCALPKLEELREIGVESLKVERRLKSPEYVAAVSHAYRKALEILSEKGYKENAECANGNAAELTAQDLEPLEVLFSRGLNTGWLDGVNHQELVDGSFSNHHGEFIGTVVQVDRNGVIVELEDKPVPCTLLPGDGILFEEYRAEPEPRQTGSRLYKATFANRAGKSQVRLEFGREFNLRKVSYGMKAYRNDSPALEKELHKTFTDKSFAKHIPVCMTLEGKIGEPLKLTICESTKAVADETRTVTVEGAILEASRNEVAPDALQAIAKKELSGLSATAYILDKLEIKLPANAFLPGKVLRTLRQEAVQAFDEKRLQWKELAPSADNGRAFLHSVASSTSMVAGNPDKATGTPKNRRTITVLVRRPEQIDALQGLDIDKVIMDFDWGVKYDEPLERIHKLGFEAGIATLRIHKPSENHYIKQILTLMPEFALVRNLGSLALLKDSGIPMVGDYSLNATNSASYDWLLAQGLEKLHPSWDLNSTQLFDLLKNIDGSKLELALHQYMPAFHSEYCAFARALTTGRRFPECKKICTQHKVEILDHKGERHFLQSDAECRNTLFVGKPQSALKLLPRLIAQNVSSYRLELLDEEPESVRRKIDIYTQAIRGKLDIDTAISKAGVEEKYGLSEGQLFNQSVWQDRKKGC, encoded by the coding sequence ATGAACAATCCTGAACTTCTTTTGCCTGTCGGTACGCGCGACATGCTGGAATCTGCCATCAACAACGGGGCGGATGCGGTTTACTATGGTGTGCCCCACTGGAACGCACGCGGTCGAACCGAAGATTTTTCATTTGAAGATGTCGAGGAAATGATCCGCTACGCAAGGCTTCGCGGCGTAAAGACGTACCTTGCAATGAACATCCTCATCTTCGAGCGCGAAATTCAGGAGTTGCCGGAATTTTTGGAACGCTTGATTGCGTTAAAGCCGGACGCGTTCATCATCCAGGACATCGGACTTGCAAGGCTCATCAAAGCGATCAGTCCGGAACAGGAAATCCACGCAAGTACGCAAATGACGCTTGCGAGTTCCGAAGCCGTGAACTTGGTCAAGGACATCGGATTTTCAAGAGCAGTTTTGGCACGCGAACTTTCGACTAAGCAAATTGCGCAAATCAAGAGTCTCACCGACCTAGAACTGGAAGTTTTCATTCACGGGGCACTTTGCGTCTCGTACTCGGGCCAGTGCCTTACCAGCGAAAACTTCGGCGGGCGCTCGGCAAACCGCGGGCAGTGCGCCCAAAGCTGCCGCCTTCCCTACCGCATTTTTGTGGACGGCAAGGAATGGAAAGACCCGAAGGCCCGTTACTTGTTCAGCACGCGAGACCTGTGTGCGCTCCCAAAATTGGAAGAACTTCGCGAAATTGGCGTGGAATCGCTCAAGGTCGAAAGGCGTTTGAAAAGCCCGGAATATGTGGCCGCCGTTTCGCACGCGTATCGCAAGGCATTAGAAATTCTGAGCGAGAAAGGTTATAAAGAAAATGCCGAGTGTGCGAATGGAAATGCCGCCGAGCTTACCGCGCAGGACTTGGAACCGCTTGAAGTTTTGTTCTCGCGAGGACTCAACACAGGTTGGCTCGATGGAGTGAACCACCAGGAACTCGTCGATGGATCGTTCTCGAACCATCACGGTGAATTTATCGGAACCGTCGTCCAAGTAGACCGTAACGGCGTGATTGTAGAACTTGAAGACAAACCTGTTCCATGCACTTTATTGCCGGGCGACGGGATTTTATTTGAGGAATATAGGGCAGAGCCGGAGCCGCGCCAAACGGGAAGTCGACTGTACAAAGCGACATTCGCCAATCGCGCCGGGAAGTCGCAAGTTCGTCTGGAATTCGGTCGAGAATTCAACTTGCGCAAAGTCTCGTACGGCATGAAGGCGTACCGCAACGACTCCCCCGCTCTCGAAAAAGAACTCCACAAGACTTTTACCGACAAGAGTTTCGCCAAGCACATTCCCGTGTGCATGACACTCGAAGGCAAAATTGGCGAACCGCTCAAACTCACGATTTGCGAAAGCACGAAAGCCGTCGCAGACGAAACACGCACGGTCACCGTCGAAGGCGCCATCCTCGAAGCCTCACGCAACGAAGTCGCTCCCGATGCACTCCAAGCCATCGCCAAGAAAGAACTTTCCGGATTAAGCGCGACCGCTTACATTCTCGACAAGCTTGAAATTAAGTTACCTGCAAACGCATTCCTCCCCGGCAAAGTTTTGCGCACACTCCGCCAAGAAGCCGTACAAGCATTTGACGAAAAGCGCCTGCAGTGGAAAGAGCTTGCACCATCTGCAGACAACGGTCGCGCATTCCTACATAGCGTCGCAAGCAGCACAAGCATGGTCGCGGGCAACCCCGACAAAGCAACAGGCACGCCCAAGAACCGCCGCACAATTACCGTCCTCGTCCGCCGTCCCGAACAAATCGACGCTTTGCAAGGTCTCGACATCGACAAAGTCATCATGGATTTTGACTGGGGCGTGAAATACGACGAACCGCTCGAACGCATCCACAAGCTCGGCTTTGAAGCAGGCATCGCCACGCTCCGTATCCACAAGCCCAGCGAAAACCATTACATCAAACAAATTCTCACGCTCATGCCAGAATTTGCATTGGTGCGTAACCTCGGTTCGCTTGCGCTCCTCAAGGATTCCGGAATTCCGATGGTCGGCGACTACAGCCTGAACGCCACCAACAGCGCAAGCTACGATTGGCTCTTGGCTCAAGGCCTTGAAAAATTGCACCCGTCGTGGGATCTCAACAGCACTCAGCTCTTTGACTTGCTCAAGAACATAGACGGAAGCAAGCTCGAACTTGCGCTGCACCAATACATGCCAGCGTTCCACTCGGAATACTGCGCCTTCGCGCGCGCCCTCACAACAGGCCGCCGCTTCCCCGAATGCAAAAAGATTTGCACACAACATAAAGTCGAAATTCTCGACCATAAAGGCGAACGCCACTTCTTGCAATCCGATGCCGAATGCCGCAACACGCTCTTTGTCGGCAAGCCGCAATCCGCCCTCAAGCTATTGCCAAGGCTCATCGCACAAAATGTGAGCAGCTACCGCCTAGAACTCTTGGACGAAGAACCCGAATCTGTCCGCCGCAAAATCGACATTTACACGCAAGCCATCCGCGGCAAGCTCGACATCGACACCGCCATTTCAAAGGCCGGCGTCGAAGAAAAGTACGGACTCTCCGAAGGCCAGCTGTTCAATCAAAGTGTCTGGCAAGACCGAAAGAAAGGTTGTTAA
- a CDS encoding alpha/beta hydrolase translates to MKFAKIFLPCLLLALVAIVSLVSVDKRPVKEYQIKGMHVYEMAAADETKPVILYLHGGGYRQGITPSHWKILSEISKATGCGFVMPDYPLLPEHTALEAHTLVLKLYSELLKRFPASKIIIMGDSAGGGFSLALAEEILEQSLPSPMHLILISPWVDITGGDESIAEYDNWLHIDELHQFGLSWANGMDAHAPMVSPIYGNMQGLPPTDIFVGTWEIFYPDIINCSEKMKAAGVSVTLHVGEELGHVFPLYPAPEGEEARQTIADIVKSSTERTTALSLTSLMQ, encoded by the coding sequence ATGAAATTTGCAAAGATATTCTTGCCCTGTTTACTGCTCGCGCTCGTAGCGATTGTCTCTTTGGTGAGCGTCGACAAGCGCCCCGTAAAAGAATACCAGATCAAGGGCATGCACGTTTACGAGATGGCGGCCGCAGACGAAACCAAGCCCGTCATCCTCTACCTCCACGGAGGTGGCTACAGGCAAGGCATAACGCCATCCCACTGGAAAATTCTTTCTGAAATATCAAAGGCAACAGGTTGCGGTTTTGTCATGCCGGACTACCCCCTTTTGCCGGAACATACGGCGCTCGAAGCCCATACACTCGTATTAAAGCTCTACAGCGAACTCTTGAAACGCTTCCCCGCAAGCAAAATCATCATCATGGGAGACAGTGCCGGTGGCGGATTCTCGCTTGCGCTCGCCGAAGAAATCCTAGAGCAATCGCTCCCCTCGCCCATGCACCTCATCTTAATTTCACCCTGGGTCGACATCACTGGTGGCGACGAATCCATAGCAGAATACGACAACTGGCTTCATATCGACGAACTACATCAATTTGGTCTATCTTGGGCTAACGGCATGGATGCGCACGCACCGATGGTATCGCCAATCTACGGCAACATGCAAGGGCTCCCGCCCACCGACATTTTCGTCGGCACTTGGGAAATTTTCTACCCCGACATCATCAATTGCAGTGAAAAAATGAAGGCCGCAGGCGTATCCGTCACGCTCCACGTTGGCGAAGAACTGGGACACGTGTTCCCCCTCTACCCCGCACCCGAAGGCGAAGAAGCCCGCCAAACGATTGCAGACATTGTCAAGAGCAGCACCGAAAGAACGACGGCGCTCTCCCTGACAAGCCTTATGCAATAA
- a CDS encoding BspA family leucine-rich repeat surface protein: protein MMAAKIIVRNKHELQNIIIQTINQEGDKCSLNFIDVSNVTDMSYLFMNLSFKGDISQWDVSKVTNMRGMFWEADFNADISNWDVSHVTDMKDMFLYSSFNGNISNWDISNVTNMRGMFWKCDFNGDISHWNVSNVKDMGYMFFKSQFIGDISCWNVSNVEDMSHMFEDSAFNDDLSRWNVSNVKKMSEMFSCSPFNGDISNWDVSHVTDMSGMFSGTTFNTSISNWDVSNVQNMYAMFCGSCFNGDISNWNVSRVTNMRRMFYKSKFDGDISQWNVANVTNMFEMFCGSYFDGNLSSWDVSHVTDMSKMFQDSKFTGDISQWNVGNVTNMAEMFSGSCFDGDLSSWNVSHVTDMSGMFSNSKFNGDISRWNVANVTNMVEMFSGSCFDGDLSSWDIASLEYNIDMFKNSKFTGDISHWDVPNEYDEW from the coding sequence ATGATGGCTGCTAAAATCATTGTCCGCAATAAACATGAACTGCAAAATATTATCATCCAAACCATCAATCAAGAAGGTGATAAATGCAGCCTTAATTTTATTGATGTGTCTAATGTGACGGATATGAGTTATCTTTTTATGAACCTTTCGTTCAAAGGCGATATATCTCAGTGGGATGTTTCAAAAGTGACGAACATGAGGGGTATGTTTTGGGAAGCTGATTTTAATGCCGATATTTCTAACTGGGACGTATCTCATGTGACCGATATGAAAGATATGTTTCTTTATTCGTCATTTAACGGGAATATCTCCAACTGGGATATATCTAACGTCACGAATATGAGGGGAATGTTTTGGAAATGTGACTTTAATGGTGATATTTCTCACTGGAATGTCTCAAATGTGAAAGACATGGGCTATATGTTTTTCAAATCTCAATTCATAGGCGACATTTCTTGTTGGAATGTTTCAAATGTGGAAGATATGAGTCATATGTTTGAAGACTCTGCTTTCAACGATGATTTATCGCGATGGAATGTCTCAAATGTGAAAAAAATGAGTGAGATGTTTTCATGTTCTCCTTTTAATGGTGATATCTCCAATTGGGATGTTTCTCATGTGACGGATATGAGTGGTATGTTTTCTGGCACTACCTTTAATACATCAATCTCCAATTGGGATGTATCCAATGTTCAAAACATGTATGCCATGTTTTGTGGATCTTGTTTTAATGGCGATATTTCTAATTGGAATGTTTCTCGCGTTACAAACATGAGGCGGATGTTTTATAAATCTAAATTCGACGGAGACATTTCTCAGTGGAATGTTGCCAATGTTACAAATATGTTCGAAATGTTCTGCGGTTCCTACTTTGATGGAAATTTGTCATCATGGGATGTTTCTCATGTGACGGACATGAGCAAAATGTTCCAGGATTCAAAATTCACTGGAGACATTTCTCAGTGGAATGTCGGAAACGTCACTAATATGGCAGAAATGTTTAGCGGATCCTGCTTTGATGGAGATTTGTCATCATGGAATGTTTCTCATGTGACGGATATGAGCGGAATGTTTAGCAATTCCAAATTCAACGGAGATATTTCTCGGTGGAATGTTGCAAATGTTACCAACATGGTTGAAATGTTCAGTGGCTCTTGTTTTGACGGAGATTTGTCATCATGGGATATTGCAAGCTTAGAATATAATATAGACATGTTTAAAAATTCAAAATTCACAGGAGATATCTCGCATTGGGATGTTCCAAATGAATATGATGAATGGTGA
- the rpiA gene encoding ribose-5-phosphate isomerase RpiA has product MASMDELKKAAGVRAADMIKDGMIVGLGTGSTAAHMVNRLAERIKTEGIHVTGVSTSWSTTLQCRSLGIPLKEMGEVSHLDMVIDGADEIDPNRNLIKGRGAAHLLEKIVASMTDNYVIIADSGKAVQQLGTKFAVPLEIIPGAIAVVTERVKKLGGEVKVRMGAPGKDGPVISDSGNLIADAKFAPIADPDKLARDLEHIVGIVGHGLFINMATKVILADEAKGLIEF; this is encoded by the coding sequence ATGGCATCGATGGACGAACTCAAGAAGGCTGCAGGCGTTCGCGCCGCAGACATGATCAAGGACGGAATGATTGTCGGTCTCGGCACTGGCAGCACGGCAGCTCACATGGTGAACCGCCTCGCTGAACGCATCAAGACCGAAGGCATCCACGTGACGGGCGTTTCGACCAGCTGGAGCACGACGCTCCAATGCCGTAGCCTCGGCATCCCGCTCAAGGAAATGGGCGAAGTCAGCCACCTCGACATGGTGATTGACGGTGCAGACGAAATCGACCCGAACCGCAACCTCATCAAGGGACGTGGAGCAGCACACCTCCTCGAAAAGATTGTAGCCTCCATGACGGACAACTATGTGATTATTGCAGACTCCGGCAAGGCTGTGCAGCAGCTCGGCACCAAGTTCGCCGTCCCTCTCGAAATCATCCCGGGCGCTATCGCCGTCGTCACAGAACGCGTGAAAAAGCTCGGTGGCGAAGTCAAGGTTCGCATGGGCGCTCCTGGCAAGGACGGTCCGGTGATTAGCGACAGCGGTAACCTCATCGCCGACGCGAAGTTCGCCCCCATCGCAGACCCGGACAAGCTAGCCCGTGATCTGGAACACATCGTGGGTATCGTCGGACACGGCCTGTTCATCAACATGGCAACGAAAGTCATCCTCGCTGACGAAGCCAAGGGCCTGATTGAATTTTAG